Proteins encoded within one genomic window of Bacteroidota bacterium:
- a CDS encoding T9SS type A sorting domain-containing protein, whose translation MKQIYNGNQGSLSRSLVKMTAVIFTALFFSTQVLFAHNMHESAEAQDENSAKEDINELLHYYEKQIYFTENKGQFNPKRKFRADFPLGQAVVTDEGMYVSAYDHESVGALHREGEDVEFQLQNGGAFRTVNTGLKGHTWMMNFLNRSSSMTISGKDQHADFNNYFSNELNQSKVYSYGEIWYNNVYNNVDVRYYPSAEGELEYDIICKPGFNPSDIAIRFDGIEEMSVTESGTLILKTSVGAIEFPAPIVYQKINGVKKNINSKYKLSSGNKLSFALEAYDKASPLIIDPIALRWASWINTASAGDNHGHCIWVDPSDGAIYVVARVVGSTDQITPGAFNLVSNGNLDMIIGKYLEPVNIGQSGTRVWQTYLGGSGDDNPYAMEQGPDGHLYITGYTTSPNFPLLGGSAFSGSSIDQRNSGGQNIFITKMTTDGLSIKSSVIGGAGDEGSFDLRINEVGDIVICGNHNSNNLGTLYPGTGALDRANSNNGNDVLVFKILQDLSGLVWMKNYGGSSADQATIMSQNVVSGDIFIGGYTSSNNFPTLNARQSTIGGTQSGFLQKLNSSGTTVWSSYFQSASTKSTSILCMEFNVNKDELYFGGITSGLAASNISANSVYDNQYNNGTNDFYVCRMDIDQNFLAATYLGGSANEVNMMGLNVDLNNDVYIFGYTNSTNFPTSTAPSVPLQTTNNGSNDKTFSKLSSDLSTLMFSTYFGGSGDDYDPVGERGIKFSNCRIYTIVTSESNNLPLTQGALNTTRSSSNVYEPGLVVWANPPDLLGNSITGNQTVCAGTVPGDITGSVPAYVLPTIVRNTTTSTYPALGAATTYQWQISTDSTNWTNIPNANAQNLAGSDIGQLFTKTYFRRIIGGDACILAGAADQVVTVKVVTISSNTTNVSCNGEADGSLTAISDGVSPFQYQWSTGSVDQTISNLSPGTYSVFVTDAEGCSASNSFTITEPLLVTANAGTDQSITCVGTVQLNGSSNLQTIDFSWSTANGNIVSGANSATAVVDQAGTYILTATNTENGCTGTDTVEVTSITQNTSSTANITICDGETYTPPGGNEESASGTFVTVIPNVAGCDSTITTNLTVLNPITSESSESICSNQTFSFPWGGSTSTPGDYMQTYTSVDGCDSVVTIHLSVSQSIQTSTNESICSGGSFNLPWGGTASVAGNYPHTYTSVSGCDSIATIILSITQGVSSNTNASICQGESFQFPWGGSASNAGDYPHTYQGVNGCDSIATIHLTIRQGTSSTTNASICQGAFYQFPWGGSANAAGDYPHTYTGENGCDSIATIHLTLTSAYYTEVNESICDGETFVLPWGGYEGYPGDYTYTYEASNGCDSVVTIHLTVRPVDHTQTTVNICQGASYHFPWGGSTTVAGYFPHGYTSVNGCDSIVTIRVTVGGTISCNISVSGCHNNNLCSGQAATLSAPSGMGYTYLWSTGATTRTISVNTSGTYSVTVRNASGCTSTCSQTIIAGTRPMCTITTTGCHNNSICGGQSATLCAPAGQGYTYLWSNGATSRCISVNTPGNYSVTVTNASGCSNTCNKVISAGNPPNCSITVSGCSNNTICSGQTATLSAAYGSGYTYRWGNGSTSRSINVTQGGTYTVTVTNSNGCSSTCSKTITVTQGPNCSISGNTSICRNQSTTLSAPSGSGYSYLWSTGSHSRTISVNHAGTYTVRVTKGGCTSTCSVNVTQLSSPSSTITGNTLISRGQNTTLCGPSGQSSYRWSTGATTRCITTCFAGNYSLTVTNSNGCTSSSTVCVRYRSFINCRIIADPRTGEAVAEITGGTPPYSIIWNNDPELNQGSIRLNESGEVNLTVTDSEGQEEKSKQMVFLNYIQATAYPVPAVGSVTIEFKNFGKTSFTTVDIYRADGSLVKRLFNSDATTNATNRVVWNVGEIREGIYFYRISNGDNSANGTLVIQN comes from the coding sequence ATGAAACAAATCTACAATGGAAACCAAGGTTCACTATCGCGATCTTTGGTAAAAATGACGGCAGTAATTTTTACTGCATTGTTTTTTTCAACTCAGGTTCTTTTTGCACACAACATGCACGAGTCTGCAGAGGCGCAGGATGAAAATTCTGCTAAGGAGGACATAAATGAACTGCTTCACTATTATGAGAAGCAAATTTATTTCACCGAGAACAAAGGACAGTTTAACCCTAAGAGGAAGTTCCGCGCGGATTTTCCACTTGGACAAGCTGTAGTTACCGATGAAGGGATGTATGTTTCTGCATATGACCATGAGTCAGTAGGTGCTTTGCATCGTGAAGGGGAAGATGTAGAGTTTCAACTTCAGAACGGAGGTGCTTTCAGAACAGTCAATACAGGATTGAAAGGCCATACATGGATGATGAATTTCTTAAACAGAAGTTCTTCAATGACAATTTCCGGAAAAGATCAGCACGCTGATTTCAATAATTATTTTTCAAATGAACTTAATCAATCAAAGGTTTATAGCTACGGGGAAATCTGGTATAATAACGTTTACAATAATGTTGATGTCCGGTATTATCCTTCTGCTGAAGGCGAATTGGAATATGATATCATCTGTAAGCCGGGATTCAATCCTTCAGATATAGCAATCCGATTTGACGGTATTGAAGAGATGTCTGTAACTGAATCAGGTACATTGATCTTAAAAACAAGTGTAGGTGCAATTGAATTTCCTGCTCCAATCGTATATCAAAAGATCAATGGAGTTAAAAAGAATATCAATTCAAAATACAAGCTTTCAAGCGGCAACAAACTTTCTTTCGCTCTTGAAGCTTATGATAAAGCAAGTCCTTTGATCATCGACCCAATTGCTTTACGATGGGCTTCATGGATCAATACAGCTAGTGCCGGCGATAATCATGGTCACTGTATCTGGGTTGATCCTAGTGATGGTGCAATCTATGTTGTTGCACGTGTTGTTGGCTCAACAGACCAGATCACACCCGGTGCTTTCAATCTTGTTTCAAATGGTAATCTTGATATGATCATCGGTAAATATTTAGAGCCGGTGAATATCGGACAAAGTGGAACCCGCGTATGGCAGACTTATCTGGGCGGCAGTGGCGATGATAATCCTTATGCAATGGAACAAGGTCCGGATGGACATTTATATATTACAGGTTATACAACAAGTCCAAACTTTCCACTTTTAGGAGGTTCGGCATTCAGCGGAAGTAGCATTGATCAAAGAAACTCCGGTGGACAAAATATTTTCATCACTAAAATGACTACTGACGGACTTTCAATAAAAAGTTCTGTAATAGGCGGTGCAGGTGATGAAGGTTCATTCGATCTTCGGATAAATGAAGTTGGTGACATTGTAATCTGCGGAAATCATAATAGTAATAATCTTGGAACACTTTATCCGGGAACCGGTGCTTTAGACAGAGCAAACAGCAATAATGGAAATGATGTTCTTGTTTTTAAAATACTTCAGGATCTATCCGGATTAGTGTGGATGAAAAATTATGGTGGAAGTTCTGCGGATCAGGCAACAATTATGTCTCAGAATGTTGTAAGCGGAGATATTTTTATTGGAGGATACACTTCATCAAATAATTTTCCAACATTAAATGCTCGTCAATCAACAATAGGCGGAACTCAAAGTGGATTTCTACAAAAGTTGAATTCGTCAGGAACAACGGTATGGTCTTCTTATTTCCAGTCGGCAAGTACGAAATCAACTTCTATCCTTTGTATGGAATTCAATGTTAATAAAGATGAACTTTATTTCGGTGGGATAACAAGTGGTTTGGCTGCCAGTAACATTTCTGCAAATAGTGTTTACGATAACCAATACAATAACGGTACAAATGACTTCTATGTTTGCCGTATGGATATCGATCAGAATTTTCTTGCAGCAACTTATCTGGGTGGTTCAGCAAACGAAGTAAACATGATGGGTCTGAATGTGGATCTGAATAACGATGTATATATTTTCGGTTACACAAACAGTACAAATTTCCCTACGTCTACCGCGCCCAGTGTTCCATTACAAACAACTAATAACGGATCGAACGATAAGACATTTTCTAAATTAAGTTCTGATCTTTCGACTTTAATGTTTAGTACGTATTTCGGTGGCTCAGGTGATGATTACGATCCTGTAGGTGAACGTGGAATTAAATTTTCAAATTGCAGAATTTATACAATTGTAACTTCTGAATCTAACAACCTTCCTTTAACGCAAGGTGCACTAAATACTACACGTTCTAGTTCTAATGTATATGAACCAGGCTTAGTGGTCTGGGCGAATCCACCTGATCTTTTGGGAAATAGTATTACAGGAAATCAAACGGTATGTGCCGGAACTGTTCCGGGCGATATTACCGGCTCTGTGCCTGCATACGTATTGCCAACAATAGTTCGTAATACAACAACAAGTACTTATCCGGCTTTAGGAGCTGCAACAACATATCAATGGCAGATCAGTACTGATAGCACTAACTGGACAAATATTCCAAATGCTAACGCACAAAATCTTGCAGGTTCAGATATTGGTCAGCTCTTTACTAAAACTTATTTCCGCCGGATCATTGGTGGTGATGCTTGTATCTTAGCAGGTGCCGCTGACCAGGTTGTGACTGTAAAAGTTGTTACTATCAGTTCTAACACAACCAATGTAAGTTGTAATGGTGAGGCGGATGGAAGTCTTACAGCAATTTCAGATGGAGTTAGTCCATTCCAGTATCAGTGGAGCACAGGAAGTGTTGATCAGACAATATCAAATCTTTCACCAGGAACATATTCTGTTTTCGTAACGGATGCTGAAGGTTGCTCTGCTTCAAATTCATTTACGATTACTGAGCCGTTACTTGTAACTGCAAATGCTGGAACTGATCAATCAATTACCTGCGTAGGAACTGTTCAATTAAATGGTAGTTCTAATTTGCAGACCATCGATTTTTCATGGTCAACAGCAAATGGAAATATAGTTTCAGGCGCAAATTCTGCAACAGCAGTTGTTGATCAGGCCGGTACTTATATTCTAACTGCAACAAATACTGAAAATGGTTGTACGGGAACTGATACAGTAGAAGTAACTTCAATAACTCAGAATACTTCAAGTACTGCAAATATTACAATCTGCGATGGAGAAACATATACACCTCCGGGTGGAAATGAAGAATCTGCAAGCGGAACTTTTGTAACTGTCATTCCAAATGTTGCGGGTTGCGATAGTACAATAACAACAAACCTTACTGTACTGAATCCGATTACATCTGAATCTTCCGAAAGTATTTGTTCAAATCAGACATTCAGTTTCCCTTGGGGCGGAAGTACATCGACTCCGGGTGATTATATGCAGACCTACACTTCAGTTGATGGTTGTGATAGCGTAGTAACAATTCACTTATCGGTAAGTCAGTCAATACAGACATCAACAAATGAATCGATATGTTCAGGTGGTAGCTTTAATTTGCCATGGGGCGGAACTGCAAGTGTAGCCGGAAATTATCCGCACACTTATACTTCTGTTTCCGGTTGTGATAGTATTGCAACAATAATTCTTTCGATCACACAAGGTGTTAGTTCAAATACTAATGCTTCGATCTGTCAAGGAGAATCTTTTCAATTTCCATGGGGAGGTTCTGCATCAAATGCAGGTGATTATCCACATACTTATCAGGGTGTAAATGGTTGTGATAGCATTGCGACAATTCACTTAACAATTCGTCAGGGTACAAGTTCAACTACAAATGCTTCAATTTGTCAGGGAGCTTTCTATCAGTTCCCATGGGGCGGTTCCGCTAATGCAGCAGGTGATTATCCGCATACATATACAGGAGAAAATGGTTGTGACAGTATTGCAACTATTCACCTCACACTTACATCTGCATATTATACAGAAGTAAATGAATCCATTTGTGATGGAGAAACTTTTGTTTTGCCTTGGGGTGGTTATGAAGGATATCCGGGTGATTATACTTACACTTATGAAGCTTCAAATGGTTGCGACAGTGTTGTAACAATTCATCTTACTGTAAGACCTGTTGATCACACACAAACAACAGTGAACATCTGTCAGGGAGCTAGTTATCATTTCCCTTGGGGTGGATCTACTACTGTAGCAGGTTATTTCCCGCATGGTTATACTTCTGTAAACGGTTGCGATAGTATTGTAACGATCAGAGTTACCGTTGGCGGAACTATTTCATGTAACATTTCTGTTTCAGGATGTCATAATAATAATCTTTGTTCAGGACAAGCTGCAACTTTAAGCGCACCTTCCGGGATGGGTTATACTTACCTATGGAGTACAGGAGCAACAACAAGAACTATTTCAGTGAATACTTCAGGTACATATTCAGTAACTGTTCGTAATGCATCAGGTTGTACAAGTACTTGTTCTCAAACTATCATTGCAGGAACAAGACCGATGTGTACTATCACTACAACCGGATGTCATAACAATTCGATTTGTGGCGGGCAATCTGCTACATTGTGTGCTCCTGCAGGACAAGGCTATACATACCTTTGGAGTAATGGAGCGACAAGTCGTTGCATCAGTGTAAATACGCCGGGTAATTATTCTGTTACCGTTACCAACGCATCAGGCTGTTCAAATACTTGTAATAAAGTAATCAGTGCAGGCAATCCACCAAATTGTAGTATTACAGTATCAGGATGTTCAAACAATACTATTTGTTCCGGACAGACTGCAACACTAAGTGCAGCATATGGTTCAGGATACACATATCGTTGGGGAAATGGATCTACATCCCGTAGTATAAATGTAACGCAAGGTGGAACGTATACTGTAACAGTGACTAATAGTAATGGTTGCTCAAGTACTTGCAGTAAAACAATTACTGTTACTCAAGGACCTAATTGTTCGATCTCCGGGAATACGAGTATTTGCAGAAATCAAAGCACAACATTGAGTGCTCCATCCGGTAGTGGATATTCATATTTATGGAGTACAGGTTCACACTCAAGAACAATTTCTGTTAACCATGCCGGAACTTATACTGTGCGTGTTACAAAAGGCGGATGTACATCTACTTGTAGCGTTAATGTAACTCAACTTAGTTCGCCGAGCAGTACCATCACAGGAAATACTTTAATTAGTCGTGGACAGAATACAACTCTGTGTGGGCCGTCCGGGCAGTCATCTTACCGATGGTCGACAGGTGCTACAACAAGATGCATCACTACATGTTTCGCAGGAAATTATTCATTGACGGTAACAAACAGTAACGGTTGTACAAGTTCAAGTACAGTATGTGTAAGATATCGTTCATTTATTAATTGCCGCATCATAGCTGATCCAAGAACAGGTGAAGCAGTTGCTGAGATCACAGGTGGTACGCCTCCATACTCGATAATCTGGAATAATGATCCTGAACTGAATCAAGGTTCAATTCGTCTGAATGAATCAGGTGAGGTAAACTTAACTGTCACAGATTCTGAAGGACAGGAAGAAAAATCCAAGCAAATGGTTTTCCTTAACTACATCCAGGCTACTGCTTATCCGGTTCCTGCTGTAGGTTCTGTTACAATAGAGTTTAAGAATTTCGGTAAAACGTCTTTCACAACAGTTGATATCTATCGTGCCGATGGTTCATTGGTAAAACGATTATTTAATTCCGATGCCACTACGAATGCAACAAACAGAGTAGTGTGGAACGTTGGCGAGATCCGTGAAGGAATATACTTCTATCGCATTAGTAATGGTGACAACAGTGCAAACGGAACACTTGTCATCCAGAATTGA